In the Burkholderia glumae LMG 2196 = ATCC 33617 genome, one interval contains:
- a CDS encoding aldehyde dehydrogenase family protein, translating to MNATRILSELGIERLADSGDLIVHSPIDGQPIGRVASRSAAEVDAALDAAQRAFLAWREVPAPRRGELVRLLGNKLREKKQALGALITLECGKILQEGLGEVQEMIDICDFAVGLSRQLYGLTIASERPGHRMAETWHPLGVCTVISAFNFPAAVWAWNAALALVCGNAVIWKPSEKTPLTALAAQQILDDALREFGDAPAGLSAVLNGGREVGEQLVADPRSSLVSATGSTAMGRAVGVEVARRFGRSLLELGGNNAGIVSSTANMELALRGILFSAVGTAGQRCTSLRRLFVQADVYAATVERLKALYAKVTIGNPLEAGTLMGPLIDGASFARMQAALEQARREGGTVFGGERHAVPGHDGGFYVRPAIVEMPAQTEVVLTETFAPILYVLKYERFDEAIAANNAAAHGLSSCVFTTDLRESERFLSAAGSDCGIANVNIGPSGAEIGGAFGGEKETGGGRESGSDAWKNYMRRATNTINYSSALPLAQGIDFNLG from the coding sequence GTGAACGCAACCCGCATCCTTTCCGAACTCGGTATCGAGCGTCTGGCCGACTCGGGCGACCTCATCGTCCATTCGCCGATCGACGGCCAGCCGATCGGCCGCGTGGCGAGCCGCTCGGCGGCCGAAGTCGACGCGGCGCTCGATGCCGCGCAGCGTGCCTTCCTCGCCTGGCGCGAGGTGCCGGCGCCGCGCCGCGGCGAGCTGGTGCGCCTGCTCGGCAACAAGCTGCGCGAGAAGAAGCAGGCGCTCGGCGCGCTGATCACGCTCGAATGCGGCAAGATCCTGCAGGAAGGGCTCGGCGAAGTGCAGGAGATGATCGACATCTGCGATTTCGCGGTGGGCCTGTCGCGCCAGCTGTACGGCCTGACCATCGCCTCCGAGCGCCCCGGCCACCGGATGGCCGAGACCTGGCATCCGCTCGGCGTGTGCACGGTGATCTCGGCGTTCAACTTCCCGGCCGCCGTCTGGGCGTGGAACGCGGCGCTCGCGCTGGTGTGCGGCAACGCGGTGATCTGGAAGCCGTCGGAGAAGACGCCGCTCACCGCGCTGGCGGCCCAGCAGATTCTCGACGACGCGCTGCGCGAATTCGGCGACGCGCCGGCCGGCCTGTCGGCCGTGCTCAACGGCGGGCGCGAGGTGGGCGAGCAACTGGTGGCCGATCCGCGCTCGAGTCTGGTGAGCGCCACCGGCAGCACCGCGATGGGCCGTGCGGTGGGCGTGGAAGTGGCGCGCCGCTTCGGCCGCTCGCTGCTCGAGCTGGGCGGCAACAACGCGGGCATCGTCTCGTCGACGGCGAACATGGAACTCGCGCTGCGCGGCATTCTGTTCTCGGCGGTCGGCACGGCCGGCCAGCGCTGCACCTCGCTGCGGCGCCTGTTCGTGCAGGCCGACGTCTACGCGGCCACCGTCGAGCGGCTCAAGGCGCTCTACGCGAAGGTGACGATCGGCAATCCGCTCGAGGCCGGCACGCTGATGGGGCCGCTCATCGACGGCGCTTCGTTCGCGCGCATGCAGGCCGCGCTCGAGCAGGCCCGCCGCGAGGGCGGCACCGTGTTCGGCGGCGAGCGCCATGCGGTGCCGGGCCACGACGGCGGCTTCTATGTGCGGCCGGCGATCGTCGAGATGCCGGCGCAGACCGAGGTGGTGCTGACCGAGACCTTCGCGCCGATCCTCTACGTGCTGAAGTACGAGCGCTTCGACGAGGCGATCGCCGCCAACAACGCGGCCGCGCACGGCCTGTCGTCGTGCGTGTTTACGACCGATCTGCGCGAGAGCGAGCGCTTCCTGTCGGCGGCCGGCAGCGACTGCGGCATCGCCAACGTCAACATCGGCCCGAGCGGCGCCGAGATCGGCGGCGCGTTCGGCGGCGAGAAGGAGACGGGCGGCGGGCGCGAGTCGGGCTCCGACGCGTGGAAGAACTACATGCGCCGCGCCACCAACACCATCAACTACTCGTCGGCGCTGCCGCTCGCGCAGGGCATCGACTTCAACCTCGGCTGA
- a CDS encoding LysR substrate-binding domain-containing protein, which translates to MRKFKIPNMGALLAFEAASRHESFTYAARELFLTESAISRQIATLEAGLGVRLFVRAKQRVVLTRAGRLYSTQVRRALEHLDRDTLSIIAHGSGGGYLELAVLPTFASQWLIPRLKDFYDGTPDVRVNMGARTGIFSFAESHFEAAIHYGKPTWPGASADYLFGEEVVPVCAPALLKRPVRKPHELLAYPLLHSTTRPDGWARWFASLGVDQPGTMQGDRYELHTMLISAAAAGLGIALVPKFFVDGRERQLGIVVPYVAPSAAAARLAAADDAAYYLVYPTELSHSRPLDAFRGWLLAQAHAYGGKPD; encoded by the coding sequence ATGCGCAAGTTCAAGATACCGAACATGGGCGCGCTGCTGGCATTCGAGGCGGCGTCGCGCCATGAGAGCTTCACCTACGCGGCGCGCGAGCTGTTCCTGACCGAAAGCGCGATCTCGCGGCAGATCGCGACGCTGGAGGCCGGCCTCGGCGTGCGCCTGTTCGTGCGCGCCAAGCAGCGCGTGGTGCTCACGCGCGCGGGGCGCCTGTATAGCACCCAGGTGCGGCGCGCGCTCGAGCATCTCGACCGCGACACGCTCTCGATCATCGCGCACGGCAGCGGCGGCGGCTATCTGGAGCTGGCGGTGCTGCCCACCTTCGCCTCGCAATGGCTGATTCCGCGCCTGAAGGACTTCTACGACGGCACCCCCGACGTGCGCGTGAACATGGGGGCGCGCACCGGCATCTTCTCGTTCGCGGAATCGCATTTCGAGGCGGCGATCCATTACGGCAAGCCGACCTGGCCCGGCGCGTCGGCCGACTACCTGTTCGGCGAGGAAGTCGTGCCGGTCTGCGCGCCGGCGCTGCTGAAGCGGCCCGTGCGCAAGCCGCACGAGCTGCTGGCCTACCCGCTGCTGCATTCCACCACGCGTCCCGACGGCTGGGCACGCTGGTTCGCCTCGCTCGGCGTGGACCAACCCGGCACCATGCAGGGCGACCGCTACGAGCTGCATACCATGCTGATCAGCGCCGCGGCAGCGGGGCTCGGCATCGCCCTGGTGCCGAAGTTCTTCGTCGACGGCCGCGAGCGCCAGCTCGGCATCGTGGTGCCCTACGTGGCACCGTCGGCGGCGGCCGCACGGCTGGCCGCCGCCGACGACGCGGCCTATTACCTCGTGTATCCGACCGAGCTGAGCCATAGCCGGCCGCTCGACGCGTTTCGCGGCTGGCTGCTGGCGCAGGCACACGCCTACGGCGGCAAGCCGGACTAG
- a CDS encoding NADH:flavin oxidoreductase/NADH oxidase → MTALFTPFSLKDVKLRNRIAVPPMCQYSAADGFVNDWHLAHYTSLARGGAGLVIVEATAVAPEGRITPACTGLWDDAQIEGLARIAAAIKAAGAVPGIQIAHAGRKASANRPWEGDDHIPNGAPGGWQPLSPSAVPFGAQLPKVPTAMTLDDIARVRADFAATARRALAAGFEWLELHFAHGYLAQSFFSPHANQRDDDYGGSWTKRGRFLNETLAAVREVWPERLPLTARFGVIEYDGNDAATLDASINLAGDFKRGGLDLLSVSIGFSTPAANIPWGPAFLAPIAARVKQETGLPVASAWGIDDPVIANRTVADAQLDLVMVGRAHLANPHWPYHAGRKLGVERPSWVLPAPYAHWLERYAPATNGTA, encoded by the coding sequence ATGACCGCATTGTTCACCCCGTTCAGCCTGAAGGACGTCAAGCTGCGCAACCGCATCGCGGTGCCGCCGATGTGTCAGTACAGCGCCGCCGACGGCTTCGTCAACGACTGGCATCTCGCGCACTACACGAGCCTCGCGCGCGGCGGCGCCGGCCTGGTGATCGTCGAGGCCACCGCCGTTGCACCCGAAGGCCGCATCACGCCCGCCTGCACCGGCCTGTGGGACGATGCGCAAATCGAGGGCCTCGCGCGCATCGCCGCCGCGATCAAGGCCGCGGGCGCCGTGCCCGGCATCCAGATCGCGCATGCCGGCCGCAAGGCCAGCGCGAACCGCCCGTGGGAAGGCGACGACCACATCCCGAACGGCGCGCCCGGCGGCTGGCAGCCCCTCTCCCCGTCGGCCGTGCCGTTCGGCGCGCAATTGCCGAAGGTGCCGACCGCGATGACGCTCGACGACATCGCGCGCGTGCGCGCCGATTTCGCCGCCACCGCGCGCCGCGCGCTGGCGGCCGGCTTCGAGTGGCTCGAACTGCACTTCGCGCACGGCTATCTGGCGCAGAGCTTCTTCTCGCCGCACGCGAACCAGCGCGACGACGACTACGGCGGCAGCTGGACCAAGCGCGGCCGCTTCCTGAACGAAACGCTCGCGGCGGTGCGCGAGGTCTGGCCCGAGCGCCTGCCGCTGACGGCACGCTTCGGCGTGATCGAATACGACGGCAACGACGCGGCCACGCTCGACGCCTCGATCAACCTGGCCGGCGACTTCAAGCGCGGCGGCCTGGACCTGCTCAGCGTCAGCATCGGCTTCTCGACGCCGGCCGCGAACATCCCGTGGGGGCCGGCGTTCCTCGCGCCGATCGCCGCGCGCGTAAAGCAGGAGACGGGGCTGCCGGTGGCCTCGGCGTGGGGCATCGATGATCCGGTCATCGCCAACCGCACGGTGGCCGACGCTCAGCTCGACCTGGTGATGGTGGGCCGCGCGCATCTGGCCAATCCACACTGGCCGTATCACGCGGGCAGGAAGCTCGGCGTCGAGCGCCCGTCGTGGGTGCTGCCGGCGCCGTATGCGCACTGGCTCGAGCGCTACGCGCCCGCCACCAACGGCACGGCCTGA
- a CDS encoding 3-keto-5-aminohexanoate cleavage protein has translation MSGSQVFVIIDSIERGPFMTSLYITAAPIGAVPKFLDPFEATFIPSFLLEGFFDADRCASIAADLKTDGWEVVPAGGRLLQVGHAQPIDERLLAGNAQAATIRQALEAARWTRRDGAWHPPRLAAPNAAHFPKPWLAALSNKLARRIVLQLTTYGWIVSEQGDLLWEHERQHHYLPPALIEAIEKESPALLKNMEEAGWIACAAGYWQAGKARSPYLPITPEAITEETIRSMRAGAAVVHLHTRDLSDRRRIEIPGLGVVTVGSQRNQIVLDDYDAIVPMVKKREPAAILNLSTSVRGDRHGARSKLRRAHLKFYDDVGSAPEVASLSPAAVVFQGGGGYDNAPDFLDAQFDHFERVGTRPEVEVFNHAIVDNATSLYRDRLLRTGKPVLFMLVAGVDQYRRDPITGEVEDDSLIARVVREEISSLLADESADSHRRAVELAIGQLRPVVERLRASFPVSKISILLPGPMQNLLVDVALGLGLDGIRVGLEDGLTVNDARVPGGVRKARGTWEQVSLVREELLGRGATILTAAQVRDMFGLGIKPAARRERDPQTAAG, from the coding sequence TTGAGCGGCAGTCAGGTGTTTGTAATTATAGATTCCATAGAGAGAGGGCCGTTCATGACATCGCTATACATCACGGCAGCGCCGATTGGCGCCGTTCCCAAGTTTCTCGATCCGTTCGAGGCGACCTTTATTCCGTCTTTCCTGCTCGAGGGCTTTTTCGATGCCGACCGGTGTGCGTCGATTGCGGCCGATCTGAAGACGGACGGCTGGGAGGTGGTCCCGGCCGGTGGCCGGCTGCTGCAGGTCGGACATGCGCAACCGATCGACGAGCGCCTGCTGGCGGGCAACGCCCAGGCCGCCACGATCCGGCAGGCGCTGGAGGCGGCGCGGTGGACGCGGCGCGACGGTGCATGGCATCCGCCCCGGCTCGCGGCGCCGAACGCCGCGCACTTTCCGAAACCATGGCTCGCCGCGCTGTCGAATAAACTGGCACGCCGGATCGTGCTGCAATTGACCACTTACGGGTGGATTGTTTCGGAGCAAGGCGATTTGCTCTGGGAGCATGAGCGCCAGCACCATTATTTGCCGCCCGCATTGATCGAGGCGATTGAAAAAGAATCGCCGGCATTATTGAAGAATATGGAAGAGGCCGGCTGGATCGCCTGTGCGGCCGGTTATTGGCAGGCCGGCAAGGCGCGTTCGCCTTATCTGCCGATCACGCCGGAGGCGATCACCGAGGAAACCATTCGCTCGATGCGCGCGGGCGCGGCGGTGGTGCATCTGCACACGCGCGATCTCAGCGATCGTCGGCGCATCGAGATTCCGGGCCTGGGCGTGGTGACGGTCGGCTCGCAGCGCAATCAGATCGTGCTCGACGACTACGACGCCATCGTGCCGATGGTGAAGAAGCGCGAGCCGGCCGCGATCCTGAACCTGTCCACCAGCGTGCGCGGCGACCGCCACGGCGCTCGCAGCAAGCTGCGGCGTGCGCATCTGAAGTTCTACGACGACGTGGGCTCGGCGCCCGAGGTCGCCTCGCTGAGCCCGGCCGCGGTGGTGTTCCAGGGCGGCGGCGGCTACGACAACGCGCCGGATTTCCTCGATGCGCAGTTCGACCATTTCGAACGGGTCGGCACGCGTCCCGAGGTGGAAGTGTTCAATCACGCGATCGTCGACAACGCCACCTCGCTCTATCGCGACCGGCTGCTGCGCACCGGCAAGCCGGTGCTGTTCATGCTGGTGGCGGGCGTCGATCAATACCGGCGCGATCCGATCACCGGCGAGGTGGAAGACGACTCGCTGATCGCCCGCGTGGTGCGCGAGGAAATCTCGAGCCTGCTGGCCGACGAGAGCGCGGACTCGCACCGGCGCGCGGTCGAGCTCGCGATCGGGCAGCTGCGCCCGGTGGTCGAGCGGCTGCGGGCCAGCTTCCCGGTGTCGAAGATCTCGATCCTGCTGCCGGGGCCGATGCAGAACCTGCTGGTCGACGTGGCGCTGGGGCTCGGGCTCGACGGCATCCGCGTGGGGCTGGAGGACGGCCTGACCGTCAACGATGCGCGCGTGCCGGGCGGCGTGCGCAAGGCACGCGGTACCTGGGAACAGGTGAGCCTGGTGCGCGAGGAGCTGCTCGGCAGGGGCGCGACGATCCTCACGGCGGCCCAGGTGCGCGACATGTTCGGGCTCGGCATCAAGCCGGCCGCGCGTCGCGAGCGCGACCCCCAGACCGCGGCGGGCTGA
- a CDS encoding gamma carbonic anhydrase family protein, whose product MAIYRLGDRVPSIHPDAFVADSADVIGDVRLDADTSVWFGAVLRGDTEPIVIGEGTNVQDGAVLHTERDRPLHVAAHVTIGHQVVLHGCTIGDYSLVGIQAVVLDGAQIGRQCLVGAGAVVTAGTVVPDGSLVLGAPAKVVRPLSEAELARLRGNIEFYADQRRPQYLRELVRVTR is encoded by the coding sequence ATGGCGATTTATCGACTCGGGGATCGCGTGCCGTCGATCCACCCCGACGCGTTCGTGGCCGATTCGGCGGACGTGATCGGCGACGTGCGGCTCGACGCCGACACCAGCGTCTGGTTCGGTGCCGTGCTGCGCGGCGACACGGAGCCGATCGTGATCGGCGAGGGCACCAACGTGCAGGACGGTGCGGTGCTGCATACCGAACGCGATCGTCCGCTGCATGTGGCCGCTCACGTCACGATCGGGCACCAGGTGGTGCTGCACGGCTGCACGATCGGCGACTACAGCCTGGTCGGCATTCAGGCGGTGGTGCTCGACGGCGCGCAGATCGGCCGCCAGTGCCTGGTGGGCGCGGGCGCGGTCGTCACGGCCGGCACCGTGGTCCCGGATGGCTCGCTGGTGCTCGGCGCGCCGGCCAAGGTGGTGCGGCCCTTGTCGGAGGCTGAACTCGCGCGCCTGCGCGGCAACATCGAGTTCTATGCCGACCAGCGGCGGCCGCAATACCTGCGCGAGCTGGTACGCGTGACGCGGTGA
- a CDS encoding PLP-dependent aminotransferase family protein → MYDFTMPFREPAGSPIRELFKYLGQPGMISLAGGYPAAGLFDTEGLAAAAERAWRHPVRCLQYGPTDGLPELKAALAARMAARGAPCRPDELVVTTGSQQGLDLLLRVLVAPGDVVLTEQPAYPATLAALRLQQASIVTLPTDRDGLDVHALAALLESGRCARPKLLYTVPTFANPTGATLTRERRLALLALAVRHGFVIVEDDPYAELRFAGAPLPSLLALAAEVPGARAHVVHFASLSKIVAPGLRIGWCVAPAEVARRCTVAKQTVDLCSSPWTQAIAAEYLDGGALDSHLPRVAAAYRDKCDALCDALDAAFDGAITFHRPEGGLFVWARAAAVEAAAWLAQALERNVMFVPGGAFFADHADPAALRLSFAAPAADEIREGVRRLRLAFDATLAQAGGASAAPR, encoded by the coding sequence ATGTATGACTTCACCATGCCGTTTCGCGAGCCGGCCGGCTCGCCGATTCGCGAACTGTTCAAGTACCTCGGCCAGCCGGGGATGATCTCGCTGGCGGGCGGCTACCCGGCCGCCGGCCTGTTCGATACCGAGGGCCTGGCGGCCGCGGCCGAGCGCGCCTGGCGCCACCCGGTGCGCTGCCTGCAATACGGGCCGACCGACGGCCTGCCCGAGCTGAAGGCCGCGCTGGCCGCGCGGATGGCCGCGCGCGGCGCGCCCTGCAGGCCCGACGAGCTGGTGGTGACCACCGGCTCGCAGCAGGGGCTCGACCTGCTGCTGCGCGTGCTGGTGGCGCCCGGCGACGTGGTGCTGACCGAGCAGCCGGCCTATCCGGCCACGCTCGCGGCCCTGCGGCTGCAGCAGGCCAGCATCGTCACGCTGCCCACCGACCGCGACGGGCTCGACGTGCACGCGCTCGCCGCGCTGCTCGAATCGGGCCGCTGCGCGCGGCCCAAGCTGCTCTACACGGTGCCGACCTTCGCCAACCCCACCGGCGCCACGCTCACGCGCGAACGGCGCCTCGCGCTGCTCGCGCTCGCGGTGCGCCACGGCTTCGTGATCGTCGAGGACGATCCCTATGCCGAGCTGCGCTTCGCCGGCGCGCCGCTGCCCTCGCTGCTCGCGCTCGCCGCCGAGGTGCCGGGCGCGCGCGCGCACGTCGTGCATTTCGCGAGCCTGTCGAAGATCGTCGCGCCGGGGCTGCGGATCGGCTGGTGCGTCGCGCCCGCCGAGGTCGCGCGGCGCTGCACGGTGGCCAAGCAGACCGTCGATCTGTGCAGTTCGCCGTGGACCCAGGCGATCGCGGCCGAGTATCTGGACGGCGGCGCGCTCGACTCTCATCTGCCGCGCGTGGCGGCGGCCTATCGCGACAAGTGCGATGCGCTCTGCGACGCGCTCGACGCGGCGTTCGACGGTGCCATCACGTTTCACCGTCCCGAGGGCGGGCTGTTCGTCTGGGCGCGTGCCGCCGCGGTGGAGGCGGCGGCCTGGCTCGCGCAGGCGCTCGAGCGCAACGTGATGTTCGTGCCGGGCGGCGCGTTCTTCGCCGATCACGCCGATCCCGCGGCGCTGCGGCTGTCGTTCGCCGCGCCGGCGGCCGACGAGATCCGCGAGGGCGTGCGGCGGCTCAGGCTCGCGTTCGACGCGACGCTCGCGCAGGCGGGCGGCGCCAGCGCCGCGCCGCGCTGA
- a CDS encoding NAD(P)/FAD-dependent oxidoreductase, which translates to MSSRIVVVGGGVIGSATAYFLRASDPSASVTVIERDPTYARSSSALSAASIRQQFSTPLSIRMSLFGITFLRELGERLAVGGERPSIGLHEGGYLFLATPAGEATLRENHALQLAEGAQIRLMAPDALRARFPWLNVDDLAAGAYGERGEGWFDGYGLVQALRRKAQSLGARYLAAEVVGLVREGRRITQVVTADGERHPCDTVVNAAGAWAKRIAALAGIELPVHARRRSIFNVSSPARLGACPLLVDPGGVYFRPEGRTYLCGSSPSPAHDADDLPLDEVDHALFDEVIWPALAHRVPGFEALRVERSWSGYYEYNVFDHNAIIGYHPELENCVFANGFSGHGLQQGPATGRGVSELILNGRYTSLDLSELDWRRVLERRPIVEKNVV; encoded by the coding sequence ATGAGTTCCCGCATCGTTGTCGTCGGCGGCGGCGTGATCGGCAGCGCGACCGCGTATTTCCTGCGGGCCTCGGACCCGAGCGCGTCGGTCACCGTGATCGAGCGCGACCCGACCTACGCGCGCTCGTCGTCGGCGCTGTCGGCCGCCTCGATCCGGCAGCAGTTCTCCACGCCGCTGTCGATCCGCATGTCGCTGTTCGGCATCACGTTCCTGCGCGAACTCGGCGAACGGCTCGCGGTCGGCGGCGAGCGCCCGTCGATCGGCCTGCACGAGGGCGGCTATCTGTTCCTTGCCACGCCGGCCGGCGAGGCCACGCTGCGCGAGAACCACGCGCTGCAGCTGGCCGAGGGCGCGCAGATCCGGCTCATGGCGCCCGACGCACTGCGCGCGCGATTTCCCTGGCTCAACGTCGACGATCTCGCCGCGGGCGCCTACGGCGAGCGCGGCGAGGGCTGGTTCGACGGCTACGGGCTGGTGCAGGCGCTGCGCAGGAAGGCACAGTCGCTCGGCGCGCGCTACCTGGCCGCCGAGGTGGTGGGGCTGGTGCGCGAGGGGCGCCGCATCACGCAGGTCGTCACGGCCGACGGCGAGCGCCATCCGTGCGATACCGTGGTCAACGCGGCCGGCGCCTGGGCGAAGCGGATCGCGGCGCTGGCCGGCATCGAGCTCCCGGTTCACGCACGGCGCCGCAGCATCTTCAACGTGTCGTCGCCGGCCCGGCTCGGCGCCTGCCCGCTGCTGGTCGATCCGGGCGGCGTGTATTTCCGTCCCGAGGGGCGCACCTACCTTTGCGGCAGCTCGCCGTCGCCCGCGCACGACGCCGACGACCTGCCGCTCGACGAGGTCGATCACGCGCTGTTCGACGAGGTGATCTGGCCGGCGCTCGCGCATCGCGTGCCGGGCTTCGAGGCGCTGCGCGTGGAGCGCAGCTGGTCCGGCTACTACGAGTACAACGTGTTCGATCACAACGCGATCATCGGCTACCACCCCGAACTCGAGAACTGCGTGTTCGCCAATGGCTTCAGCGGGCACGGCCTGCAGCAGGGGCCGGCCACCGGGCGCGGCGTGAGCGAGCTGATCCTGAACGGGCGCTACACCTCGCTCGATCTGTCCGAACTCGACTGGCGGCGCGTGCTGGAGCGGCGCCCGATCGTCGAGAAGAACGTGGTGTAA
- a CDS encoding DUF1338 domain-containing protein, translating to MRNPNLDTLLCALLGPATADALFATLDLPPCLADCEPGSVTRAELAQAMNMALFEGLLERSPNGRAYTRETVEAGGSVCFDHGALRTVRWHDNGALPPGEAAFARILRPLGFRPNGRYPLDRLGMTGRAYAHEDAPEHIAQFFVSELHPERFSAAFQHAVSNVVCSSRDPLTPEAAALLWELERDGTLPLAAAQRLLPVLVGAFARQHDVPAVADYEVLLAESAEMAWIATEGNAFNHATDRVADVFALAEAEKAKGRPMKPEVERSRSGRVFQTAYRADIVEREFRTADGRLLSRSVPGSFYEFITRKREFDRATQRWTLDLRFDAGNAQGIFRMTANAGG from the coding sequence ATGCGCAATCCCAACCTCGACACCCTGCTGTGCGCGCTGCTCGGCCCGGCTACTGCCGATGCGCTGTTCGCGACGCTGGACCTGCCGCCGTGCCTGGCCGATTGCGAGCCCGGCAGCGTCACGCGCGCCGAGCTCGCGCAAGCCATGAACATGGCGCTGTTCGAGGGCCTGCTCGAACGCTCGCCGAACGGCCGCGCCTACACGCGCGAGACGGTCGAGGCGGGCGGCTCGGTGTGCTTCGATCACGGCGCGCTGCGCACCGTGCGCTGGCACGACAACGGCGCGCTGCCGCCCGGCGAGGCCGCCTTCGCACGCATCCTGCGCCCGCTCGGGTTCCGCCCGAACGGCCGCTATCCGCTCGACCGGCTCGGCATGACGGGCCGCGCCTACGCGCACGAGGACGCGCCCGAGCACATCGCCCAGTTCTTCGTCAGCGAGCTGCACCCCGAGCGTTTCTCGGCCGCGTTCCAGCACGCCGTCTCTAACGTGGTGTGCAGCTCGCGCGATCCGCTCACGCCCGAGGCCGCCGCCCTGCTCTGGGAGCTCGAGCGCGACGGCACGCTGCCGCTCGCGGCCGCGCAGCGGCTGCTGCCGGTGCTGGTGGGCGCGTTCGCGCGCCAGCACGACGTGCCGGCCGTGGCGGACTACGAGGTGCTGCTCGCCGAATCGGCCGAGATGGCCTGGATCGCGACCGAGGGCAATGCGTTCAACCACGCCACCGACCGCGTGGCCGACGTGTTCGCGCTGGCCGAGGCCGAGAAGGCCAAGGGCCGGCCGATGAAGCCCGAGGTCGAGCGTTCGCGCTCGGGACGCGTGTTCCAGACCGCCTACCGCGCCGACATCGTCGAGCGCGAGTTCCGGACCGCCGACGGCCGCCTGCTCTCGCGCAGCGTGCCGGGCTCGTTCTACGAATTCATCACGCGCAAGCGCGAGTTCGATCGCGCCACGCAGCGCTGGACGCTCGACCTGCGCTTCGACGCCGGCAACGCGCAGGGCATCTTCCGCATGACCGCGAACGCGGGCGGCTGA
- the gcvA gene encoding transcriptional regulator GcvA, whose protein sequence is MSSLDTNRYSALPSLRALRYFVSVGRHRSIKIAAEEIHVTPSAISQQIVKLEEELGVSLLQRSPRGIDITPHGSRYLQELQQVFDLILRATDRLRSNANHTDIVTVSCAHSFAMQWLVPRLSDLAQYAPSVDLRISTTNRYAAFIDDQIDFGLRHGTGRYPGLKSELLLDDPLYPICSPRLVERLGPFASYQDLARTTLLHDERHKEWLGWLRHHGVEGVRGDKGAVFIDSNGMLQAAVACHGVALARRSIVASELADGRLTVLFDAPFTPDYAYYLVYPEQTLDNPSARVFREWLMQAVKGSGVRGAAADLAPD, encoded by the coding sequence ATGTCGAGTCTGGACACGAACCGATACTCCGCACTGCCTTCGTTACGTGCGCTGCGCTACTTCGTCAGCGTCGGGCGGCACCGCAGCATCAAGATCGCCGCGGAGGAAATCCACGTCACGCCGTCGGCGATCAGCCAGCAGATCGTCAAGCTCGAGGAAGAACTCGGCGTGAGCCTGCTGCAGCGCTCGCCGCGCGGCATCGACATCACGCCGCACGGCAGCCGCTACCTGCAGGAACTGCAGCAGGTGTTCGACCTGATCCTGCGCGCGACCGACCGCCTGCGCAGCAACGCGAACCACACCGACATCGTCACCGTCAGTTGCGCGCACAGCTTCGCGATGCAATGGCTGGTGCCGCGCCTGTCCGATCTCGCGCAGTACGCGCCGTCCGTCGACCTGCGCATCAGCACGACCAACCGCTATGCCGCCTTCATCGACGACCAGATCGATTTCGGGCTGCGCCACGGCACCGGCCGCTACCCGGGGCTCAAGTCCGAACTGCTGCTCGACGATCCGCTCTATCCGATCTGCAGCCCCCGGCTGGTGGAACGGCTCGGGCCGTTCGCGTCGTACCAGGACCTCGCGCGCACCACGCTGCTGCACGACGAGCGCCATAAGGAATGGCTCGGCTGGCTCAGGCATCACGGAGTGGAGGGCGTGCGCGGCGACAAGGGCGCCGTGTTCATCGATTCGAACGGCATGCTGCAGGCCGCGGTCGCCTGCCACGGCGTGGCGCTCGCGCGCCGCTCGATCGTCGCCTCGGAGCTGGCCGACGGACGCCTGACGGTGCTGTTCGACGCGCCGTTCACTCCCGATTACGCCTACTACCTCGTCTATCCGGAGCAGACGCTCGACAATCCGAGCGCACGCGTGTTCCGCGAGTGGCTGATGCAAGCGGTCAAGGGCTCCGGCGTGCGCGGCGCAGCGGCCGACCTCGCACCGGACTGA